One window of Pieris rapae chromosome 14, ilPieRapa1.1, whole genome shotgun sequence genomic DNA carries:
- the LOC111004408 gene encoding histone-lysine N-methyltransferase SETD1 isoform X3, giving the protein MNGGMEHKAPGHNAVLHKAPKNYKLLIDPFLVKGATKLYRYDGVVPGDQTYPPVHCRDPRSQLSRIWNKLEPADLPVPRFKIDKNYIGTPPAVEITIGNLNDNIDQAFLSDMMNKVGPFEELTIFYHPMTNRHLGFARVVFHEVKHAKLCIEKYNGKSVMGKVLEVLNDAFGRKCQEMYEEKTMEKKPQPVPMKIPHEDVRLAKVDSTLSKRLEDTKLVEKEPYSRYKDLEHSDSNSRWSDDDREYRHRHRHRSERDRDSDRDRDRDRDRDGDGHREKKERHRERERYSRASESENAYATSSHTSEVPFTPTGPLSYDPYYQTPGYGYGYGPGATPGGSGVWWDWRHAHHTPHTPHTPHQHTPSHEIASKPEAEAPPPKESSVEPEPKPPPPADDHKNVDLDTRIAMLLKGGASSGALAPPFLALGMSSEEEEDARLPTKIPDLDAPQPPSDDEGSISEDRESIISLNPDQDFDAEPLSKTPSPYLDRDNYLEGLKLTIKRQLQEEERKKLPQLDKIGSDISSSEDELLTGEKKHHSPEPLDKDKDNLDDDQMSLSSLSSTEAKIEEQVPAEGYFYPPAPTHHSHYYQHVWPTGYGGTAYAGVVPAVGEVPLYGAFPPPIIPHYPPPHGHHAHNYDLQELDNPHYPTINCVIERVKAELKQILKKDFNKKMIESTAFKNFEIWWDEQSRKTRTKAKEEVGQPLQDISNKKEEVDSIKSIMESRELSLELGGYGTGVGLGLRATIPKMPSFRRKRKIPSPVRMDEDSSKRLSDQEEIVQNSDEEKEVPTSPRNRITGSYLSTGRRRDSTSSSRSSSSSSSHSSWSGSERSATSRRMTAPRIYSDTDDSDLDESQFKVISNKERLRKVYSSSDSEEEQRRAEREKTPIPPVEASADDRLGSPILSPEPPKDIFDRVYSDSEEEREYQEKRRRNTEYMAQIEREFLEEQRRKTEMENVPEPDKPPDERKQESPDESRLSPLKNHRKSPEKKPAKLEEGEISSEEEPLEARRKKERKQRKTKRKAEKRRPSVSDSHTDTAVSVNGVKEDEVHSPASSPRSQASQESQESQASQASQVALDHSYCRPPTDAEETPVRRLSNSNHLHHDHGYTWMTEPEKESPVTQVEEIKPVEKTKRPYKRKHETKKLAEIQNKLYEPMEDFKKIHSNITFKPRDIMAEMQVMYEFLTRGIDREDIEYLRRAYEALLAEDTQDYWLNDTHWVDHPPTDIIYSPPRKKSKRYNNIYEDLQGHSSGSARTEGYYKMDARVKAKYKYHHGRAPLATHDEKARANKMQLLSREARSNQRRLLTAFGTDTDSDLLKFNQLKFRKKQLKFAKSGIHDWGLFAQEPIAADEMVIEYVGQMVRPIVADVREAQYEATGIGSSYLFRIDLDTIIDATKCGNLARFINHSCNPNCYAKIITIESQKKIVIYSKQPIGVDEEITYDYKFPLEDEKIPCLCGAPQCRGFLN; this is encoded by the exons ATGAATGGTGGAATGGAGCATAAGGCACCAGGACATAATGCAGTGCTGCATAAAGCGCCTAAAAACTACAAGTTGTTAATAGATCCATTTCTTGTAAAAGGAGCCACAAAACTGTACCGATATGATGGAGTTGTACCTGGAGATCAAACATATCCTCCTGTTCATTGCAGAGATCCTAGATCTCAGCTGTCCAGGATTTGGAATAAACTTGAACCAGCTGATTTACCAGTACCTag AttcaaaatagataaaaattatattggaaCTCCACCAGCTGTCGAAATAACTATAGGAAATCTAAATGATAACATAGACCAAGCCTTTTTGTCTGACATGATGAACAAAGTTGGCCCATTTGAGGAGTTGACAATCTTCTATCATCCAATGACTAACCGGCATTTGGGCTTTGCAAGGGTTGTATTTCATGAAGTTAAACATGCCAAGTTgtgtatagaaaaatataatggcAAATCTGTTATGGGAAAg gTGTTAGAAGTACTGAATGACGCATTTGGTAGAAAATGTCAAGAAATGTATGAAGAAAAGACCATGGAGAAAAAACCACAACCAGTTCCGATGAAGATTCCACATGAAGACGTTCGGCTGGCAAAAGTAGATTCTACTCTTAGTAAGAGGCTAGAGGATACCAAACTGGTTGAGAag GAACCATACTCCCGATATAAAGACTTGGAACATAGTGATAGTAATTCCCGATGGTCTGACGATGATCGTGAATACCGACATCGGCATCGGCACAGGAGTGAGAGAGACAGAGATAGCGATAGAGACAGAGACAGAGACCGAGACAGAGATGGCGATGGTCATAGAGAGAAGAAGGAGCG ACATCGAGAGCGAGAGCGTTATTCACGTGCGTCAGAAAGCGAGAATGCGTACGCGACATCGAGTCATACGTCAGAAGTGCCGTTTACTCCCACCGGACCACTTAGCTACGACCCCTACTATCAAACGCCTGG ttacggGTATGGATACGGGCCGGGTGCGACTCCGGGTGGGTCTGGCGTGTGGTGGGATTGGCGCCACGCCCACCACACGCCGCATACTCCGCACACGCCCCATCAGCACACGCCCTCGCAC GAAATAGCAAGTAAGCCCGAAGCGGAGGCGCCACCTCCGAAAGAGAGTTCCGTTGAACCAGAGCCGAAGCCACCGCCACCGGCTGATGATCACAAGAATGTCGATTTGGATACAAG AATCGCGATGCTGTTAAAAGGAGGCGCTAGTAGCGGAGCCTTGGCGCCTCCATTCCTCGCTTTGGGAATGTCCTCAGAGGAGGAGGAAGACGCCCGTCTTCCAACAAAGATACCAGACCTGGATGCACCGCAGCCACCTTCTGATGACGAAG GTTCAATAAGTGAAGACCGTGAGAGCATCATCTCACTCAACCCAGACCAAGATTTCGACGCTGAGCCCTTGTCTAAAACCCCATCACCCTATCTCGATCGAGATAATTATCTTGAAGGTCTTAAACTCACTATTAAAAGG caaTTGCAGGAAgaggaaagaaagaaattacCTCAATTAGACAAGATTGGGTCGGATATATCATCGTCTGAAGATGAATTGCTGACTGGGGAGAAGAAACATCATTCGCCTGAACCTCTAGATAAAGATAAGGATAACTTAGATGATGACCAG ATGTCACTATCTTCCCTGTCTTCGACTGAGGCTAAGATCGAGGAGCAAGTTCCAGCCGAGGGATACTTTTATCCACCTGCGCCTACGCATCACTCACATTACTACCAACATGTATGGCCTACAG GGTATGGAGGTACGGCCTATGCAGGCGTAGTGCCAGCTGTGGGTGAAGTACCTCTGTATGGAGCCTTTCCTCCACCCATTATACCACACTACCCACCACCTCATGGACATCACGCTCATAACTATGATCTGCAG GAATTAGATAACCCTCACTATCCAACTATCAACTGCGTCATAGAGCGAGTGAAGGCAGAACTAAAACAGATCTTAAAGAaagactttaataaaaaaatgatcgaGAGCACTGCtttcaaaaattttgaaatatggtGGGATGAGCAGAGTAGGAAAACTAGAACGAAAGCAAAGGAAGAAGTTGGACAACCATTGCAG gatatttcaaataagaagGAAGAGGTGGATTCGATTAAGTCTATAATGGAGTCTAGAGAGCTTAGTCTAGAGCTGGGTGGCTACGGCACTGGCGTGGGTCTGGGTCTTCGAGCCACTATTCCCAAGATGCCCAGCTTCCGCCGGAAGAGGAAGATCCCCTCACCTGTGAGGATGGATGAGGACAGTTCCAAACGGCTTAGTGATCag gagGAGATTGTTCAGAATTCAGACGAAGAGAAAGAAGTACCAACCAGTCCCAGGAACAGAATTACTGGTTCATATTTATCAACAGGACGGAGACGCGATTCAACGAGCTCATCACG ATCATCATCCAGTTCATCATCACATTCATCTTGGTCGGGTTCAGAGCGCTCTGCGACGTCACGCCGTATGACAGCGCCGCGGATATACTCCGATACTGATGATTCGGATCTTGATGAGTCGCAG TTTAAGGTTATTTCAAACAAAGAGAGGCTACGGAAAGTTTACTCTTCTTCTGACAGTGAGGAAGAACAAAGGAGAGCGGAGAGAG agaAAACTCCAATACCACCTGTGGAGGCATCTGCGGACGACAGATTGGGATCACCCATACTCTCACCGGAGCCGCCCAAAGATATCTTTGACAGAGTATATTCGGACTCTGAAGAAGAGAGAGAATACCag GAGAAAAGACGACGTAACACGGAATACATGGCACAGATCGAGAGAGAATTCTTGGAGGAACAGAGACGGAAAACGGAGATGGAGAATGTTCCGGAACCTGATAAGCCTCCTGATgaaag AAAACAAGAGTCACCTGATGAAAGCCGCCTCAGTCCACTCAAGAACCACCGCAAGTCACCGGAGAAGAAACCAGCCAAATTGGAAGAAGGCGAGATTTCTTCAGAAGAAGAACCACTCGAGGCTCGCAGGAAGAAGGAGAGGAAGCAGAGGAAGACCAAGAGGAAAGCGGAGAAGAGAAGGCCCTCAGTCAGCGACAGTCACACGGATACCGCAGTCAGTGTTAATGGGGTTAAAGAG GATGAAGTACATTCGCCGGCGTCTTCCCCTCGGTCCCAGGCGTCCCAAGAGTCCCAGGAGTCCCAAGCGTCCCAGGCCTCGCAAGTGGCTCTTGACCATTCGTATTGCAGACCGCCGACTGATGCCGAAGAGACACCCGTCAGACGTCTCTCTAACTCCAACCATCTGCATCATGATCATG GATACACATGGATGACGGAGCCGGAAAAAGAATCTCCCGTCACACAGGTCGAAGAGATTAAACCAGTGGAAAAGACCAAAAGACCATACAAACGGAAACATGAGACCAAGAAACTCgctgaaatacaaaataa GTTATATGAACCCATGGAGGACTTTAAAAAGatacattcaaatataacCTTTAAACCCCGCGACATAATGGCGGAGATGCAAGTTATGTATGAATTCCTCACGAGAGGCATAGATAGGGAAGATATAGAGTATCTGAGACGTGCCTATGAAGCCCTATTGGCAGAGGACACGCAGGACTACTGGTTGAATGACACGCATTGGGTTGATCATCCTCCCacagacataatatatagtcCGCCCAGGAAGAAGTCCAagcgatataataatatctacgAGGATTTGCAG ggTCATTCAAGCGGTTCAGCTCGTACAGAAGGCTATTACAAGATGGACGCTCGCGTCAAGGCCAAGTACAAGTACCATCATGGGCGGGCGCCTCTCGCCACGCACGACGAGAAGGCTCGCGCTAACAAGATGCAATTGCTCTCAAGAGAGGCCAGGTCCAACCAGAGAAGATTGCTCACCGCCTTTG gaaCGGATACAGATTCCGATTTGCTTAAGTTCAATCAACTCAAGTTCAGAAAGAAGCAGCTCAAATTTGCTAAATCTGGTATTCACGATTGGGGCTTATTCGCACAG GAGCCGATAGCAGCAGATGAAATGGTAATAGAGTACGTGGGTCAAATGGTACGTCCGATAGTGGCGGACGTACGCGAAGCACAATACGAAGCGACGGGCATCGGAAGTTCGTATCTCTTCAGAATCGACTTAGATACGATCATCGATGCCACGAAGTGCGGCAACCTCGCACGGTTCATTAACCACAGCTGTAAT CCTAACTGCTACGCGAAGATTATAACAATAGAATCGCAGAAGAAAATTGTGATTTATTCGAAACAACCAATCGGGGTTGACGAAGAAATTACATATGATTACAAATTCCCGCTGGAAGATGAGAAAATACCGTGTCTTTGTGGCGCACCGCAATGTAGAGGATTcctcaattaa
- the LOC111004408 gene encoding histone-lysine N-methyltransferase SETD1 isoform X2, with product MNGGMEHKAPGHNAVLHKAPKNYKLLIDPFLVKGATKLYRYDGVVPGDQTYPPVHCRDPRSQLSRIWNKLEPADLPVPRFKIDKNYIGTPPAVEITIGNLNDNIDQAFLSDMMNKVGPFEELTIFYHPMTNRHLGFARVVFHEVKHAKLCIEKYNGKSVMGKVLEVLNDAFGRKCQEMYEEKTMEKKPQPVPMKIPHEDVRLAKVDSTLSKRLEDTKLVEKEPYSRYKDLEHSDSNSRWSDDDREYRHRHRHRSERDRDSDRDRDRDRDRDGDGHREKKERHRERERYSRASESENAYATSSHTSEVPFTPTGPLSYDPYYQTPGYGYGYGPGATPGGSGVWWDWRHAHHTPHTPHTPHQHTPSHSERRSRKTPEWTTNATSRVSPEKKPEKEKEKEIASKPEAEAPPPKESSVEPEPKPPPPADDHKNVDLDTRIAMLLKGGASSGALAPPFLALGMSSEEEEDARLPTKIPDLDAPQPPSDDEGSISEDRESIISLNPDQDFDAEPLSKTPSPYLDRDNYLEGLKLTIKRQLQEEERKKLPQLDKIGSDISSSEDELLTGEKKHHSPEPLDKDKDNLDDDQMSLSSLSSTEAKIEEQVPAEGYFYPPAPTHHSHYYQHVWPTGYGGTAYAGVVPAVGEVPLYGAFPPPIIPHYPPPHGHHAHNYDLQELDNPHYPTINCVIERVKAELKQILKKDFNKKMIESTAFKNFEIWWDEQSRKTRTKAKEEVGQPLQDISNKKEEVDSIKSIMESRELSLELGGYGTGVGLGLRATIPKMPSFRRKRKIPSPVRMDEDSSKRLSDQEEIVQNSDEEKEVPTSPRNRITGSYLSTGRRRDSTSSSRSSSSSSSHSSWSGSERSATSRRMTAPRIYSDTDDSDLDESQFKVISNKERLRKVYSSSDSEEEQRRAEREKTPIPPVEASADDRLGSPILSPEPPKDIFDRVYSDSEEEREYQEKRRRNTEYMAQIEREFLEEQRRKTEMENVPEPDKPPDERKQESPDESRLSPLKNHRKSPEKKPAKLEEGEISSEEEPLEARRKKERKQRKTKRKAEKRRPSVSDSHTDTADEVHSPASSPRSQASQESQESQASQASQVALDHSYCRPPTDAEETPVRRLSNSNHLHHDHGYTWMTEPEKESPVTQVEEIKPVEKTKRPYKRKHETKKLAEIQNKLYEPMEDFKKIHSNITFKPRDIMAEMQVMYEFLTRGIDREDIEYLRRAYEALLAEDTQDYWLNDTHWVDHPPTDIIYSPPRKKSKRYNNIYEDLQGHSSGSARTEGYYKMDARVKAKYKYHHGRAPLATHDEKARANKMQLLSREARSNQRRLLTAFGTDTDSDLLKFNQLKFRKKQLKFAKSGIHDWGLFAQEPIAADEMVIEYVGQMVRPIVADVREAQYEATGIGSSYLFRIDLDTIIDATKCGNLARFINHSCNPNCYAKIITIESQKKIVIYSKQPIGVDEEITYDYKFPLEDEKIPCLCGAPQCRGFLN from the exons ATGAATGGTGGAATGGAGCATAAGGCACCAGGACATAATGCAGTGCTGCATAAAGCGCCTAAAAACTACAAGTTGTTAATAGATCCATTTCTTGTAAAAGGAGCCACAAAACTGTACCGATATGATGGAGTTGTACCTGGAGATCAAACATATCCTCCTGTTCATTGCAGAGATCCTAGATCTCAGCTGTCCAGGATTTGGAATAAACTTGAACCAGCTGATTTACCAGTACCTag AttcaaaatagataaaaattatattggaaCTCCACCAGCTGTCGAAATAACTATAGGAAATCTAAATGATAACATAGACCAAGCCTTTTTGTCTGACATGATGAACAAAGTTGGCCCATTTGAGGAGTTGACAATCTTCTATCATCCAATGACTAACCGGCATTTGGGCTTTGCAAGGGTTGTATTTCATGAAGTTAAACATGCCAAGTTgtgtatagaaaaatataatggcAAATCTGTTATGGGAAAg gTGTTAGAAGTACTGAATGACGCATTTGGTAGAAAATGTCAAGAAATGTATGAAGAAAAGACCATGGAGAAAAAACCACAACCAGTTCCGATGAAGATTCCACATGAAGACGTTCGGCTGGCAAAAGTAGATTCTACTCTTAGTAAGAGGCTAGAGGATACCAAACTGGTTGAGAag GAACCATACTCCCGATATAAAGACTTGGAACATAGTGATAGTAATTCCCGATGGTCTGACGATGATCGTGAATACCGACATCGGCATCGGCACAGGAGTGAGAGAGACAGAGATAGCGATAGAGACAGAGACAGAGACCGAGACAGAGATGGCGATGGTCATAGAGAGAAGAAGGAGCG ACATCGAGAGCGAGAGCGTTATTCACGTGCGTCAGAAAGCGAGAATGCGTACGCGACATCGAGTCATACGTCAGAAGTGCCGTTTACTCCCACCGGACCACTTAGCTACGACCCCTACTATCAAACGCCTGG ttacggGTATGGATACGGGCCGGGTGCGACTCCGGGTGGGTCTGGCGTGTGGTGGGATTGGCGCCACGCCCACCACACGCCGCATACTCCGCACACGCCCCATCAGCACACGCCCTCGCAC TCGGAGCGGCGTTCTCGGAAAACGCCAGAATGGACGACGAACGCGACATCTCGCGTCTCACCTGAAAAGAAACCAGAGAAAGAGAAGGAAAAG GAAATAGCAAGTAAGCCCGAAGCGGAGGCGCCACCTCCGAAAGAGAGTTCCGTTGAACCAGAGCCGAAGCCACCGCCACCGGCTGATGATCACAAGAATGTCGATTTGGATACAAG AATCGCGATGCTGTTAAAAGGAGGCGCTAGTAGCGGAGCCTTGGCGCCTCCATTCCTCGCTTTGGGAATGTCCTCAGAGGAGGAGGAAGACGCCCGTCTTCCAACAAAGATACCAGACCTGGATGCACCGCAGCCACCTTCTGATGACGAAG GTTCAATAAGTGAAGACCGTGAGAGCATCATCTCACTCAACCCAGACCAAGATTTCGACGCTGAGCCCTTGTCTAAAACCCCATCACCCTATCTCGATCGAGATAATTATCTTGAAGGTCTTAAACTCACTATTAAAAGG caaTTGCAGGAAgaggaaagaaagaaattacCTCAATTAGACAAGATTGGGTCGGATATATCATCGTCTGAAGATGAATTGCTGACTGGGGAGAAGAAACATCATTCGCCTGAACCTCTAGATAAAGATAAGGATAACTTAGATGATGACCAG ATGTCACTATCTTCCCTGTCTTCGACTGAGGCTAAGATCGAGGAGCAAGTTCCAGCCGAGGGATACTTTTATCCACCTGCGCCTACGCATCACTCACATTACTACCAACATGTATGGCCTACAG GGTATGGAGGTACGGCCTATGCAGGCGTAGTGCCAGCTGTGGGTGAAGTACCTCTGTATGGAGCCTTTCCTCCACCCATTATACCACACTACCCACCACCTCATGGACATCACGCTCATAACTATGATCTGCAG GAATTAGATAACCCTCACTATCCAACTATCAACTGCGTCATAGAGCGAGTGAAGGCAGAACTAAAACAGATCTTAAAGAaagactttaataaaaaaatgatcgaGAGCACTGCtttcaaaaattttgaaatatggtGGGATGAGCAGAGTAGGAAAACTAGAACGAAAGCAAAGGAAGAAGTTGGACAACCATTGCAG gatatttcaaataagaagGAAGAGGTGGATTCGATTAAGTCTATAATGGAGTCTAGAGAGCTTAGTCTAGAGCTGGGTGGCTACGGCACTGGCGTGGGTCTGGGTCTTCGAGCCACTATTCCCAAGATGCCCAGCTTCCGCCGGAAGAGGAAGATCCCCTCACCTGTGAGGATGGATGAGGACAGTTCCAAACGGCTTAGTGATCag gagGAGATTGTTCAGAATTCAGACGAAGAGAAAGAAGTACCAACCAGTCCCAGGAACAGAATTACTGGTTCATATTTATCAACAGGACGGAGACGCGATTCAACGAGCTCATCACG ATCATCATCCAGTTCATCATCACATTCATCTTGGTCGGGTTCAGAGCGCTCTGCGACGTCACGCCGTATGACAGCGCCGCGGATATACTCCGATACTGATGATTCGGATCTTGATGAGTCGCAG TTTAAGGTTATTTCAAACAAAGAGAGGCTACGGAAAGTTTACTCTTCTTCTGACAGTGAGGAAGAACAAAGGAGAGCGGAGAGAG agaAAACTCCAATACCACCTGTGGAGGCATCTGCGGACGACAGATTGGGATCACCCATACTCTCACCGGAGCCGCCCAAAGATATCTTTGACAGAGTATATTCGGACTCTGAAGAAGAGAGAGAATACCag GAGAAAAGACGACGTAACACGGAATACATGGCACAGATCGAGAGAGAATTCTTGGAGGAACAGAGACGGAAAACGGAGATGGAGAATGTTCCGGAACCTGATAAGCCTCCTGATgaaag AAAACAAGAGTCACCTGATGAAAGCCGCCTCAGTCCACTCAAGAACCACCGCAAGTCACCGGAGAAGAAACCAGCCAAATTGGAAGAAGGCGAGATTTCTTCAGAAGAAGAACCACTCGAGGCTCGCAGGAAGAAGGAGAGGAAGCAGAGGAAGACCAAGAGGAAAGCGGAGAAGAGAAGGCCCTCAGTCAGCGACAGTCACACGGATACCGCA GATGAAGTACATTCGCCGGCGTCTTCCCCTCGGTCCCAGGCGTCCCAAGAGTCCCAGGAGTCCCAAGCGTCCCAGGCCTCGCAAGTGGCTCTTGACCATTCGTATTGCAGACCGCCGACTGATGCCGAAGAGACACCCGTCAGACGTCTCTCTAACTCCAACCATCTGCATCATGATCATG GATACACATGGATGACGGAGCCGGAAAAAGAATCTCCCGTCACACAGGTCGAAGAGATTAAACCAGTGGAAAAGACCAAAAGACCATACAAACGGAAACATGAGACCAAGAAACTCgctgaaatacaaaataa GTTATATGAACCCATGGAGGACTTTAAAAAGatacattcaaatataacCTTTAAACCCCGCGACATAATGGCGGAGATGCAAGTTATGTATGAATTCCTCACGAGAGGCATAGATAGGGAAGATATAGAGTATCTGAGACGTGCCTATGAAGCCCTATTGGCAGAGGACACGCAGGACTACTGGTTGAATGACACGCATTGGGTTGATCATCCTCCCacagacataatatatagtcCGCCCAGGAAGAAGTCCAagcgatataataatatctacgAGGATTTGCAG ggTCATTCAAGCGGTTCAGCTCGTACAGAAGGCTATTACAAGATGGACGCTCGCGTCAAGGCCAAGTACAAGTACCATCATGGGCGGGCGCCTCTCGCCACGCACGACGAGAAGGCTCGCGCTAACAAGATGCAATTGCTCTCAAGAGAGGCCAGGTCCAACCAGAGAAGATTGCTCACCGCCTTTG gaaCGGATACAGATTCCGATTTGCTTAAGTTCAATCAACTCAAGTTCAGAAAGAAGCAGCTCAAATTTGCTAAATCTGGTATTCACGATTGGGGCTTATTCGCACAG GAGCCGATAGCAGCAGATGAAATGGTAATAGAGTACGTGGGTCAAATGGTACGTCCGATAGTGGCGGACGTACGCGAAGCACAATACGAAGCGACGGGCATCGGAAGTTCGTATCTCTTCAGAATCGACTTAGATACGATCATCGATGCCACGAAGTGCGGCAACCTCGCACGGTTCATTAACCACAGCTGTAAT CCTAACTGCTACGCGAAGATTATAACAATAGAATCGCAGAAGAAAATTGTGATTTATTCGAAACAACCAATCGGGGTTGACGAAGAAATTACATATGATTACAAATTCCCGCTGGAAGATGAGAAAATACCGTGTCTTTGTGGCGCACCGCAATGTAGAGGATTcctcaattaa